One genomic window of Misgurnus anguillicaudatus chromosome 12, ASM2758022v2, whole genome shotgun sequence includes the following:
- the LOC141368914 gene encoding trace amine-associated receptor 13c-like, with product MACLAEAAYPQARYADPVKSDECLQACEGRVGWSFQYGAPVGHSCIAMERSTVGIPMYLLAALPSREVRVLSVWTVFLNLLVIISICHFKKLHTPTNMLILSLAVTDLLVGLIAMPLEAILFIETCWYFGETICRLFLIIMGLLTSTSLCNLVLIAVDRYVAVCHPLLYPKKITMTRTIIIICVSCGKHLTEGSVRRKSESKAALTLGIIVTVFLFCWIPYFISSLIQITGIASTIAYLIYWMVYINSGSRSSKPPADGRTLYTCAVAYTCTGSRLLL from the exons ATGGCATGCCTGGCAGAGGCCGCCTACCCACAGGCCCGGTACGCAGACCCTGTCAAGAGTGACGAATGCCTGCAAGCCTGTGAAGGAAGAGTCGGCTGGTCCTTTCAGTATGGCGCACCAGTGGGACACAGTTGCATTGCCATGGAACGCTCCACTGTCGGGATACCGATGTACCTTTTAGCGGCCCTGCCATcaagggaggtgaggg tgctgTCAGTATGGACTGTGTTTCTGAATCTGCTGGTGATCATCTCTATCTGTCACTTCAAGAAGCTTCACACTCCAACCAACATGCTCATTCTCTCTCTGGCTGTGACCGACCTGCTCGTAGGACTTATTGCCATGCCCTTGGAGGCAATTCTGTTTATTGAAACATGTTGGTACTTTGGAGAAACTATCTGTAGACTGTTTTTAATAATCATGGGATTGCTCACCTCTACATCACTGTGTAATTTAGTTTTAATAGCTGTTGACCGTTATGTGGCTGTGTGTCACCCTCTGCTGTAcccaaaaaaaatcacaatgacCAGAACAATAATTATTATCTGTGTTTCCTG TGGAAAACATCTAACAGAAGGTTCAGTGAGGAGGAAATCTGAGAGTAAAGCCGCTCTGACATTAGGAATCATTGTGACGGTTTTTCTGTTTTGCTGGATTCCCTATTTTATTTCATCTCTAATACAAATCACAGGAATAGCTTCTACTATagcctatttaatttattggaTGGTGTATATTAATTCAG GATCGCGTTCCAGCAAACCTCCTGCAGACGGCCGCACGCTCTACACCTGCGCAGTAGCCTACACATGTACCGGTAGTCGTCTTTTGCTTTAG